The window GCTGAGCACGACGTTGATGTTGTCGGCGAAACCGTCGGTGTCGGTCACGTCGGCGACGGCCGTGTCGACGCCGTCGGGTACGGCCTGGCCCTCGGGGATGCCCCAGCCCTCGGGGGCGGTGAAGCTGTAGCCGCTTCCGTTGATGCGGTCGCCCGTGGTGGCTTCGACGGACTCCGACGGTGCGGATGAGCTCGAGGCGGCGGGGGTGTCGGTGTCGATCGTGGCGGGCGAGCACCCGGCGAGGGCCAGGGCGAGCACGACGGAGGCGGAGGCGAGGGGAAGGATTCGGCGCATGCCTTTCACCGTACGCGTGGCAGAGGGCGGCATCGACCGCCGATACACTCCGCCCCCGCGTGGTGTGTCGCATTCCTCGGTAACGTAAGAGCGTGAGCGCACCTGTCGACCCCACGTCCACGTCCGCCTGGAGCCAGCTGACCGCGGCCCGCGACACCTTCGAGCCCGATCTGCGCGGCTGGTTCGCGAACGATGCGGGCCGGGTGGAGCGATTGACCCACACCGTCGGCGATCTTCACGTCGACCTCTCGAAGAACCTGGTGACCGACGAGATCCTCGCGGCCCTGGTCGAGCTCGCCGCAGAGACCGGCGTCGCCGAGAGATACGCGGCGATGCTCGCCGGCGACCATCTGAACACCAGCGAAGACCGCGCGGTGCTGCACACCGCCCTCCGCCGGCCGGGCGGGGCGAGCCCCGAGCTCGTGGTCGACGGTCAGCACGTCGACGCCGACGTGCACGAGGTGCTCGACAACCTCTCGGCCTTCGCGGAGCGCGTTCGGTCGGGCGAATGGCGCGGCATCACCGGCAAGAAGGTCACCCACGTCGTCAACATCGGCATCGGCGGCTCCGACCTCGGCCCGGTCATGGTCTACGAGGCTCTGAGGCCCTATGCCGACGCCGGCATCGACGCGCTCTTCGTGTCGAACATCGACCCGACCGACGTCGCGCAGAAGACCGCCGGCCTCGACCCCGAGACCACCCTGTTCATCGTCGCGTCGAAGACGTTCACGACGCTCGAGACCCTCACGAACGCGCGCCTGGGTCGCGAATGGCTGTGGGCGGGTCTGACGGAGTCCGGCGCGATCGATGGCTCCGAAGCATCCCGCACGGATGCTGTCGCCCACCACTTCGTCGCGGTCTCCACCGCGCTCGACAAGGTCGCCGCCTTCGGCATCGACACGGCCAATGCGTTCGGGTTCTGGGACTGGGTGGGCGGTCGGTATTCGGTCGACTCGGCCATCGGCCTGTCGCTGGCGATCACCCTCGGCCCCGACCGCTTCCGCGAGCTGCTCGCCGGGTTCCACACCGTCGACGAGCACGTCGCGCACACGCCGCTAGCTCAGAACGTGCCCGTCCTCATGGGCCTGCTCAACGTCTGGTACAACAACTTCCTCGGGGCGCAGTCGCACGCGGTGCTGCCCTACGCCCAGCAGCTGCACCGCTTCCCGGCCTACCTGCAGCAGCTCACGATGGAGTCCAACGGCAAGTCCGTGCGCTGGGACGGCACGCCCGTCGTCACCGACA is drawn from Microbacterium hatanonis and contains these coding sequences:
- the pgi gene encoding glucose-6-phosphate isomerase, coding for MSAPVDPTSTSAWSQLTAARDTFEPDLRGWFANDAGRVERLTHTVGDLHVDLSKNLVTDEILAALVELAAETGVAERYAAMLAGDHLNTSEDRAVLHTALRRPGGASPELVVDGQHVDADVHEVLDNLSAFAERVRSGEWRGITGKKVTHVVNIGIGGSDLGPVMVYEALRPYADAGIDALFVSNIDPTDVAQKTAGLDPETTLFIVASKTFTTLETLTNARLGREWLWAGLTESGAIDGSEASRTDAVAHHFVAVSTALDKVAAFGIDTANAFGFWDWVGGRYSVDSAIGLSLAITLGPDRFRELLAGFHTVDEHVAHTPLAQNVPVLMGLLNVWYNNFLGAQSHAVLPYAQQLHRFPAYLQQLTMESNGKSVRWDGTPVVTDTGEIFWGEPGTNGQHAFYQLIHQGTRLIPADFIAFANPAYPLEDGGRDVHGLFLANFLAQTKALAFGKTAEEVEAEGTTGALVAARTFPGNRPTTSIFAPSLTPSVLGQLIALYEHITFTQGTIWGINSFDQWGVELGKQLALQIAPAIEGDEDALEAQDASTKALLAYYRAQRP